The genome window AAGAAAAGAACCTTGCAGGAGGGGCGGCATAGAGAAAGGAAGCCCGTCTCGGTCTTCGACCTCGGCTCGAACCCGGGGTTCTCATCCTTTTTAAAACGAAAAAACCGCCGAAGGGCGGTTTTGGCGGAGAGAGAGGGATTCGAACCCCCGGAACCTCGCGGCTCTCCGGTTTTCAAGACCGGCGCATTAAACCACTCTGCCATCTCTCCGAATGAACGGGCAAATATACGGAGACTTTTGAAAAGATCAAGCCCTAGCCGCAATACTTCTGCAGCACGGCCCGAAGCTGGTCTTTATGGACCGGTTTGGACAAATAATCGTCCATGCCTGCATCGAGGCATTTCTGGCGATCCTCTTTCAAGGCGTGAGCGGTCATGGCGATAATCGGAATGTCACGAATTTCTCCGACCATCGAGCGGATGGTACGGGTGGTTTCAAATCCGTCCATGATCGGCATTTGACAGTCCATGAAAATCAGGTCGAACCGCTGGGCGGCGATCACTTTCAGAGCCTCTGCTCCGTTGGCGGCCACAGACACCCGGCAGCCGGTCTTTTTAATCATGGCCACCGCAACCTTCTGATTGACCAGATTATCATCAACCAGCAGAACGGTGGCATCGATTTTCTGCAGAGAAGCTTCGACCGGAACGTCTGCACAAGGCTCCGGTTCTTCCTCTGCCAGGTCTGAAAGAAGAATATTAAAGGCAAAGGTGGTGCCCTGCCCGATTGCACTGGACACTGAAATGCGGCCCCCCATCAGCTCAACCAGCTGTTTGGTAATGGCGAGGCCCAGCCCGGCACCGCCATGCAGGCGGGTCGACGAGGAATCGCCCTGAGTGAATTTATCAAAAACCCGTTTCTGCAGGTTCGGCCCCATGCCGATACCGGTGTCTTTCACATCGACGAGCAGGTTCCATCCTTTTTCGGGCCGCTCCACCTGCATGCGAATCTGGATATGTCCGTCGTCCGTAAATTTGAGAGCATTGCCCACCAGATTGATCAGCACCTGCCGGATACGCCCGGCATCGCCCATCATTTTTGCAGGGACATCCGGGTGAATGGCCACAGACAGGTCAACATTCTTCCCGGCGGCCCGATCGGCAAAAAGCGCCACCACTTTTTCGACCGTCTCGCGGGGACAGAACGGCTCCATCTGCAACCGAACTTCTCCGGCCTCAATCCGGGAAATATCCAGCAGCTCATCGATGATGGTCAGCAGCTCCTTGGTCGAGTCAAGGACGGTCTGTGCCAGATCCTTCTGTTCATCGTCAAGCCCGCTGTCCAGAAGCAGGGACGTCATTCCCATCACCCCGTTCATCGGGGTCCGGATTTCGTGGCTCATATTGGCAAGAAATTCACTCTTGGCCCGATTGGCCCGCTCCGCAAACTGTTTGGCCTTCACCAGCTCACTGTTGGCGCGTTTCAGCTCGGACAGGTCAATATCCACCACATACATTTCCCGCTCGCCGCTTTTATTCCACGTAGCTAAGCGGGTGGAGTACACCGCGACCGGTTCACCGTCTGCACGTTTTTTGATCATCTCACCAGTCCCTTTGGACTGACCAACCGTCACCCATTGGTCGATGGACTCCACAAACTCTTCGCGCTGATCGTCCGGAGCAAGAAGATCCTCAATTTTCTTACCCAGCGCTTCGCTGCGTGAGTAATTATACAAATGCTCGCTGGCCCGGTTCCAGAAGATGACTTCGTGATTCGAATTATAGCCCTGCACAGCAATATGAGGAATTTCCTCGAACAGGAACCGCAGACGCTTCTCACTCTCCTGAAGCGCATCGTGAATCCGGCGGCGCTCCGTCACATCCCGTCCCACCGCCTGAACCTCCACCACGCGGCCCGACTCATTAAAAATCGCCGTCTGCTCCCAGTTGATCCATGCAATCCCGTTATTGGACCGGACCCGGTGCTCGGTAATCACCACGCTCCTGGCCCCGGACACAAGATCCGCCAAAGCCTGTTTCGGCTGCTCCAGATCCTCATGATACGTATACGGAAGGAAAAAGCGGCCGATCAGCTCGCCGCGGCTCCGCCCCACAAAGCGGCAGAAGGCCTCATTCACAAAGGTAAAGCGCCCCTCCGGATCCATTCGAACAATCAGGCTGTTCTGCACCTCAATCAGGCTGCGATAACGCGCTTCACTTTCTTTCAGCGCAATCTCCGCCCGCTTCCGTTCCGACATATCCCGAACCTGCAGCAGGACCGCCAGCCGGCCGTCATAGCGCATCGGCGCACCGATCACCTCCACCGAGACCGTCGATCCGTCAGAACGCAGCGTGGCCCCTTCATACCGCCGCAACTCCCCGGTAAACCACTTCGGAAAATCTTTTTCCAGAGACTCCCGATGATCTTCCGGAACCAAGCTCAGCACATTTTTGCCAATCAGCTCATCATATGCCATCCCCTGCATCTGACAGGCCTGGGGATTTGCGTCCAGAATCATTCCGTTCTCATCTTCAATAAACATCGGGTCCGGTGAATTCTGGAAAATAGCCCGCAGCCGCTCCTCACTGTTTCGAAGCTGCTCCGTTTTCTCATGCACACTGCGCGACAGCCGCACATCCCACAGCCAGAACCCCAGCACCACAAGCAGAAGTCCAGCGACACCGCCGACCAGCCAGCGCCCGTATTTCATGAGAACAGAATCCGGCATAAAATTCTCACCGACAAACGGCCGCTTGATCCAGCGGATCACCCCGGCCTGCCGCGATTCCGCAATCAGGCGGTTCATCAGCGAAAGAAGCGCCTCATCCGCCACCTTCACACACACCTGATTGGTACTCAGCGGGCCATCCAGCATTCGAAACGCATCGGTGGTTTTCCCGGCGTGAACATAACTGAGCACCGTCAGCCGGTTGTAGAGCATCGCCGAACACTCCCCCGACTCCACCGCAGCCAGCACATCACCGAAATGCGTGTACTCTTTTTTTGAAAGATTGAGATTCAGCTGATCCAGAACCCGCCCGGAAGACTCTCCCTCACAGGCCACCGTTTTTCCGAACAGCCCGGACAGATTCTGAACGGGACTGTTTTCCGGAACGAAAATGCCTGTCGGCGTCTCGAGCACCGGCAGCGAGACCATTTTCTGCTGATCCCGGCGCTGACTTCCCAGCACGGCAGCACCGACCGCATCATATTTGCCGTCGCGAAGGCCCTGCATGGCCTGAAGCCCCGTGACCACGTCGGTTTCCAGCTCAAACCCGACCCGGTCCGCCATCCAGCGGAAAAACTCCGGCATTACCCCCGTCAGATCGCCCTGCTCATCCACGTACGACAGAGGAATATAGTTTCCGTGAAACGCCACCCGGAGCGTATAATTCCGCGCCTCCAGACAGCTCTTCTCCTGCGGGGTCAGCTCAAACGCGCACCCCACCCCCGCCGCTAAAACCGCCGCCAGAAACACAGACCGGATGGACAAAAAACGCGCTTGCATAGAACTGCATTATAGGTGGTCAACGGGGTCCGTCGAGTTTGATTTCAAAGAACTGTTACTCTTTCCCGCCCACGGTTTACCATTGATTTCAGCCCCGCCCGAGCTAACGTTCCCCCATGACCGATCATCTCACTCCGGAAAAGCGCAGCTGGAACATGTCCCGCATCAAAGGCAAAGACACCAGCCCCGAAATCCTCGTCCGCTCCATGCTCCACCGCGCCGGCTATCGCTTCCGCAAAAACGTCAAAACCCTGCCCGGCAAGCCGGACATCGTCCTGCCGAAATACCGAACTGTCATCTTCGTCCACGGGTGCTTCTGGCACCGCCACAAAGGCTGCAAAGGCGCCACCACTCCGAAGACACGAACCGACTGGTGGCAAAAGAAATTCGAGCGCAACATCGCCAACGATAAAAAGCACACCCGTGAGCTGCGCAAACTCGGCTGGCATGTCCTGACTATATGGGAATGCGAGTTAAAGAATTCGAACCGTGTATTCCTAAAACTGGAAAAGATCTTAACCACGAATCACACGAAAAACACGAAAGGCTGATTCATAATCCCTGACATCAGCCCCCTGCTCTTCCCGTTTGGGAGTATCAGCACAGAAAGTCGGAACAGGTGTTCCAAAGGCTGGAAAGACAGCTAACCACTAATGGACACTAATCCACACTGATAAGTCATTTTTCCAGAGCATGAACTTTCCGGTCTATTTTTTGTGCTCAGAAAACGGCAAGCGCCCTCCCCGTAAAATCATATCAGGAAAATCCACAGAAAGTGTTCTAGATTAGAACATCGCAAAGGCCTACATTGATGGCTTCATGAAGTACGGACAATACAGACTAATCGATCTTTTCTGCGGCTGCGGTGGCATGACCCAAGGCTTTGTAGACACCAATAAATTCTATTCTGTCTTTGCCAATGATTTTAATGTCGAGGCCATCGACTCCTACAAAGCCAACTTTGACCCTAAAGGCAAACATACATTCCATGGCGATATCATTGAGCTACTGGATAAGGAGCTTTGCCCGATTCCTAAAGCTGATGTAGTAATCGGTGGCCCGCCCTGCCAAGGGTTCTCTCTGCTGAACCGAAAAAGAGAAGGCGATCCTCGCAGAAGACTATGGGTGCAGTTCCTTCGGGTTGTTGAGTTGTCACAGGCTCCAGTCGTAGTCATGGAAAACGTTCCGCAGCTCCTTTCTTCCCTGGAATACGAAGAAATCTGCACGGCCCTGTCCGCGTTGAATTTCAAACACATCAAATCCGATGCTTTAATTGCTGCCAACTACGGAGTTCCAGAAGTCCGCAAACGAGCAATCATCATGGCGTCTAAACTCGGACCAATCTCCCTGCCGCGCCCGACACACATGAACCCAAAACGGGTAAAAAAAGAATCGGACTTCTTCTCCGATAGAACGCTTAAGCCTTGGGCAACTGTCAAATCCGCCATTGGCGACCTGCCGAAACCGGTTGGAACAGAAATTCGCAACGAACCGTCTCCGCTAAATCTTCATTTTGGAAGAACTCCGACCGCAAAAAGTCTGGAACGCTACAAGGCAGTTCCCCCTGGAGGAAATCGGTTCGACTTACTAAAAAATCGGCCCGATATCACCCCTGACTGCTGGAAGCGCAAAAAATCCGGAGGCACCGACTTGTTCGGTCGTCTTTGGTGGGACCGCCCATCGGTCACCATCCGAACAGAATTCTTTAAACCGGAAAAAGGCCGCTACCTCCACCCCACACAAAACCGGCCGATCACCCACCGTGAAGCAGCACGAATCCAAAGCTTCCCTGATGACTTTGTTTTCTGTGGCAGCAAAATCGAAGTGGCACGCCAGATTGGGAATGCCGTTCCGCCGCTTTTAGCGCAGGCCATTGCAGAAGAAGTTGTTGCCTGCCTGAAAAAAGAAACCTCTCCTGAATACGTCGCCGAAACGAGCAAAGGCATCAAATACCTGCACAAACTCAATGGAGTACGAGGATGAGCAAAGCCACAGAAAAATATCGTTCTGAACTGATTTCTCTACTGAAAAACTTCAATTCTTCGGACTCAGACCTCCGGAAAAAAGTTTTAGATTTGGTTCCCGTGTGGGACAGCCTTCGTGCTCTCGGAACCTCCATGCTCCCGCATGAAATTGCACGCTCAGCCCGCAAGCGTCTCCTTTACTATTTCCAACAATACCCCTGCACCATTCTTTCCCGGAAAGAGCTAGCCGTCGTTGCCGGAATCGACGACTGGCCCCGGCGCGTTCGGGAGCTCCGACGAGAGTATGGGTGGAACATCGCAAGCGGACTAACAGTTAGGGAAATGTCCGAAGTCGGAGATTTGAATCATGAAGCTTCCTTACCGGACTTTTCAGTGATGACTCCGGGCGACTATATCATGCTCAGCGCAGAACAAGACCGCGAGGCCGCCCACCGCTGGCGGGTAGCAAACGACATCCGAAAAGGCCCCGGAGGCGCAAAATCTAAAATCCTAGCCTTCCTCCTCGAAAACATAGCAAAACCAGTCAGCGGAGAAGACCTCCGCTATGTTTCCAAAGACAAATCCGAATGGGCCCGACGAACCCGCCAGTTAAGATCAGAGGATGGGTGGCAAGTCTGCACCCACTGGAATGGCCGCCCTGACCTGCCGCCGGGCATGTATGTTCTGGAAAGCGACCGACAGCTCCCCGCCCATGACCGTAAAATTGATGATAAAGTCCGGAGAGCTGTTTTTGTCCGAGATAACCACACCTGTCAAGAGTGCGGATGGTCACATGACAAATGGAATCCTTCCGATCCGCGGCATTTGGAACTGCATCATATCGAACATCACGTTTCGGGCGGAACAAACGATGAAGGCAACCTGAAAACGCTTTGTAACGTTTGCCATGATAATGAACATAAGAAGTAATTTTCAAGCTACTAGCTTTTGCCGGTGCTTCTCTAAAAAGGATTGATCGGGACAAAAACGTTTGGGTGGAGAAATCAGTTTTCCCTCAAAAGCCAGAAAATGCGTTTTAAAAGCCTCGTTGCTGTAATGCTCCTTTAACCCCGGACTGAGAATCATGCGGAAATCGTCATCAAATGAAATGAGATGACGATCAAAGGCGGCATCATACGTCGCCGAAAGACAAAGACCGTTCGCCGGGTTCATTCGATTCGCCTTGTCTTCTGCCCATCCGACAATATGGCTGGCCCGCAACACCGCAGGAATATTTAACCCTGTCACACAACATTGTGTCTCGTAGTCGACCAAGATCATGTCCCGGAAAAATTTCTGATTCACACGGGCTTTGGTTTGTCGCAAAATATCCTTACCCTCTTTGGTTGAAAAATCGACGTCCCGATCCTCAACCAACGTCTCAGCAAACTTGATTTTCTTACGTGCCAGTTTTTTACCGAGTTCTGTCGGATCGATCCCTGAAGTATTGTAAACATCCCACAATCCATCCTCGTATTGGCGCAACACTAGAAACTGCTGATAGCTTTTCAATGCGGCGGAGTAATAACCATTTCGACCATAACTGGGCGGAAGACCGGAATGCAGAAAAATACTGCCCTCCTCTTTTTGAAACTCCAGCGCATATTTATAAAGCCGGTCGATTTCATCAACCGACTCAATCGACCAAAAATCCCGATGTTCCAATAATCCTGTTTGCCTCAAAATCCCATCGAGTAACACCAAAGCCCGAATATATGAAGAAGCTTTGTTGCTCCCCTGAACATTTCCCGCATAAAGAAATTCTGAATACTGTTTCCGGACATTCATGGCTAAAAGCCTATCAGGCAAAACAAGCCCTACCAACACCTTTTGCAATCTTAAAAAAATCACCTGCCCGCAACATCCCAATCATCAAAAACAACGGACTTTGCACATTCAGATGGTGTGCATTCCGCCTCTTGACATTCTGATATGTACGCCATCTCTTCCTCTGTCGAGTCTCTCCCATATCGTGATTCCAACACCTCATCAACTGCTATAAGATAATCTCCATAAGGTATCTCGTCCCATTCTTGGCTCTGCGCTCTTTGCTCTGTTTCGCGGCTACCCATTTCCAAACTGGCCCCTGATTTTTCTAATTATCTCTCGATAGTGTTCCGCTATGTTTTTCGCTTCGCGTGCGTCCTTAACTTCCAAGA of Tichowtungia aerotolerans contains these proteins:
- a CDS encoding PAS domain S-box protein, whose amino-acid sequence is MQARFLSIRSVFLAAVLAAGVGCAFELTPQEKSCLEARNYTLRVAFHGNYIPLSYVDEQGDLTGVMPEFFRWMADRVGFELETDVVTGLQAMQGLRDGKYDAVGAAVLGSQRRDQQKMVSLPVLETPTGIFVPENSPVQNLSGLFGKTVACEGESSGRVLDQLNLNLSKKEYTHFGDVLAAVESGECSAMLYNRLTVLSYVHAGKTTDAFRMLDGPLSTNQVCVKVADEALLSLMNRLIAESRQAGVIRWIKRPFVGENFMPDSVLMKYGRWLVGGVAGLLLVVLGFWLWDVRLSRSVHEKTEQLRNSEERLRAIFQNSPDPMFIEDENGMILDANPQACQMQGMAYDELIGKNVLSLVPEDHRESLEKDFPKWFTGELRRYEGATLRSDGSTVSVEVIGAPMRYDGRLAVLLQVRDMSERKRAEIALKESEARYRSLIEVQNSLIVRMDPEGRFTFVNEAFCRFVGRSRGELIGRFFLPYTYHEDLEQPKQALADLVSGARSVVITEHRVRSNNGIAWINWEQTAIFNESGRVVEVQAVGRDVTERRRIHDALQESEKRLRFLFEEIPHIAVQGYNSNHEVIFWNRASEHLYNYSRSEALGKKIEDLLAPDDQREEFVESIDQWVTVGQSKGTGEMIKKRADGEPVAVYSTRLATWNKSGEREMYVVDIDLSELKRANSELVKAKQFAERANRAKSEFLANMSHEIRTPMNGVMGMTSLLLDSGLDDEQKDLAQTVLDSTKELLTIIDELLDISRIEAGEVRLQMEPFCPRETVEKVVALFADRAAGKNVDLSVAIHPDVPAKMMGDAGRIRQVLINLVGNALKFTDDGHIQIRMQVERPEKGWNLLVDVKDTGIGMGPNLQKRVFDKFTQGDSSSTRLHGGAGLGLAITKQLVELMGGRISVSSAIGQGTTFAFNILLSDLAEEEPEPCADVPVEASLQKIDATVLLVDDNLVNQKVAVAMIKKTGCRVSVAANGAEALKVIAAQRFDLIFMDCQMPIMDGFETTRTIRSMVGEIRDIPIIAMTAHALKEDRQKCLDAGMDDYLSKPVHKDQLRAVLQKYCG
- a CDS encoding very short patch repair endonuclease, producing MTDHLTPEKRSWNMSRIKGKDTSPEILVRSMLHRAGYRFRKNVKTLPGKPDIVLPKYRTVIFVHGCFWHRHKGCKGATTPKTRTDWWQKKFERNIANDKKHTRELRKLGWHVLTIWECELKNSNRVFLKLEKILTTNHTKNTKG
- a CDS encoding DNA cytosine methyltransferase, with the translated sequence MKYGQYRLIDLFCGCGGMTQGFVDTNKFYSVFANDFNVEAIDSYKANFDPKGKHTFHGDIIELLDKELCPIPKADVVIGGPPCQGFSLLNRKREGDPRRRLWVQFLRVVELSQAPVVVMENVPQLLSSLEYEEICTALSALNFKHIKSDALIAANYGVPEVRKRAIIMASKLGPISLPRPTHMNPKRVKKESDFFSDRTLKPWATVKSAIGDLPKPVGTEIRNEPSPLNLHFGRTPTAKSLERYKAVPPGGNRFDLLKNRPDITPDCWKRKKSGGTDLFGRLWWDRPSVTIRTEFFKPEKGRYLHPTQNRPITHREAARIQSFPDDFVFCGSKIEVARQIGNAVPPLLAQAIAEEVVACLKKETSPEYVAETSKGIKYLHKLNGVRG
- a CDS encoding HNH endonuclease, with the protein product MSKATEKYRSELISLLKNFNSSDSDLRKKVLDLVPVWDSLRALGTSMLPHEIARSARKRLLYYFQQYPCTILSRKELAVVAGIDDWPRRVRELRREYGWNIASGLTVREMSEVGDLNHEASLPDFSVMTPGDYIMLSAEQDREAAHRWRVANDIRKGPGGAKSKILAFLLENIAKPVSGEDLRYVSKDKSEWARRTRQLRSEDGWQVCTHWNGRPDLPPGMYVLESDRQLPAHDRKIDDKVRRAVFVRDNHTCQECGWSHDKWNPSDPRHLELHHIEHHVSGGTNDEGNLKTLCNVCHDNEHKK
- a CDS encoding HNH endonuclease; this encodes MLVGLVLPDRLLAMNVRKQYSEFLYAGNVQGSNKASSYIRALVLLDGILRQTGLLEHRDFWSIESVDEIDRLYKYALEFQKEEGSIFLHSGLPPSYGRNGYYSAALKSYQQFLVLRQYEDGLWDVYNTSGIDPTELGKKLARKKIKFAETLVEDRDVDFSTKEGKDILRQTKARVNQKFFRDMILVDYETQCCVTGLNIPAVLRASHIVGWAEDKANRMNPANGLCLSATYDAAFDRHLISFDDDFRMILSPGLKEHYSNEAFKTHFLAFEGKLISPPKRFCPDQSFLEKHRQKLVA